A stretch of the Bdellovibrio sp. 22V genome encodes the following:
- a CDS encoding tail fiber domain-containing protein, whose translation MEQQTVRKGLFLLALLFLSEAIATPTTLNYQGRILKSDGTPLEYNNVSFAFEITNVSGTCVYYREQRNAVNMQGSKGVFDIPIGEGTKLFPTTSSYSLRDAFNNSVTHDCDGGTTYTPSLDEVRVLRVQFHDGSGWKAITPNNTIRSVPFANFSYSAAKLGDKLPSDFVLKNSVTSCVPGQYLTFDGTSFACQNDAGGAGMVSDINVTAPLTKGGTASLPVLGISVGTSAGTVAAGNDARFTDARPPTGAAGGDLGGAYPNPSVIKLQGVAVSSGAPTSGHFLKYDGSQWLSSAIAISDVTNLSATLGTYMTTAAFNAAVGSGNCAAHQTPYWNSVSGSFQCQAINVSVAGDVSGSIGAVSVNKIKGVDVDTTGLTAGQVLKYDGTKWAPASDSNAGGTVTNIATGTGLSGGPITSTGTISLANTAVTAGSYTRANITVDAQGRLTAASNGAAVNLATEVAGTLPIANGGTGQTTAVAAFNALSPLTAKGDVVVNDGTNDIRLAVGMNGQVLSANSAQPSGLQWVTPTNGTVTNVTGTAPIVVASGATTPAISINDATTSAKGAVQVGAGIAVSSGTISADPATFPSAVPVSKGGTGVTSLTANRLVASNGTGAALTTFSCAVGQIVSFDATGLMTCSSFTTGSVFLNGGNSFGAAATLGTNDAYNLAFETSNTERMTIKSDGNVGIGVINPTATLDVSSASMNVGRFTSSNTGGTRLVLVNSDTGGRTWNIISSGSGTSGGAGALQLFDPAGGSAAQFVFKGDGKFGVGTVSPATNLHVLGASAVARVSASGVNEDASLQINNGAENTGFALTRSDTNNALQINYESPIGTVSKQAMSIASTGYVGIGTSAPTSGLTLVNNAVGDASDDINIQTYSDTNTPSLILTRYRGNATTPTPLALGNIGSLLVRGYNGSTLIEAGSIRFAAEEAWTTTATTNNTALTFHNSTDGSATEKMRIASSGNVGIGLTAPLATLHVGGNIKLGPVNPASTGTLPNYGNYLYFHGGPSPATSDSDVTDPIWMARYNLAADQSELRVNFSDNNQAQDAFSVGYTSAGVFNQLLRVQGDGKVGIGDSSPSFKLDVAGEIAARNGPGTVIYMGGDASSDLEIGTTSTAQNSLVFYNRGGGYGMDIQARNITYSGSLNPSDRRLKKDIQPLHFSLEKILQVEGVSYYWKEPIQYSEGLQRGVIAQQVEKIYPDLVKTDKKGMKKVNYLGFISPMIEALKEFYALWYNDSQELHKELDEQKRKMASLEEINKKLEEQNKALEKRLQLIESKLESR comes from the coding sequence ATGGAACAGCAAACTGTACGTAAAGGATTGTTTCTTTTGGCGCTTCTGTTTTTATCAGAAGCGATCGCGACGCCGACGACTTTGAATTATCAAGGTCGCATTCTTAAGTCCGATGGAACACCGTTAGAATATAACAACGTGAGCTTCGCCTTTGAAATCACGAATGTCTCTGGAACTTGCGTTTATTATCGCGAACAACGTAATGCCGTGAACATGCAAGGTTCGAAGGGCGTCTTCGATATTCCTATCGGTGAAGGCACAAAACTTTTTCCCACAACCTCCAGTTATTCTTTAAGGGACGCCTTCAACAACTCCGTCACACATGACTGTGACGGGGGCACGACATACACTCCTTCTTTAGATGAAGTGCGTGTCTTGCGCGTGCAATTTCATGATGGCTCTGGTTGGAAGGCGATTACGCCTAACAACACGATTCGCTCTGTGCCTTTTGCGAATTTTTCTTATTCCGCGGCGAAGCTCGGTGACAAACTTCCTTCAGACTTCGTTTTAAAAAACAGTGTGACGTCTTGTGTGCCGGGACAGTATCTGACCTTCGACGGCACTAGCTTTGCCTGTCAAAACGATGCGGGCGGGGCCGGCATGGTTTCAGATATTAATGTCACTGCTCCGCTCACTAAAGGAGGCACGGCTTCGCTTCCTGTCCTTGGAATTTCCGTAGGCACAAGTGCAGGTACCGTCGCTGCAGGGAATGATGCGCGCTTCACAGACGCACGTCCTCCCACAGGTGCTGCGGGTGGAGATCTTGGTGGCGCTTATCCCAATCCTTCTGTCATAAAACTTCAAGGCGTGGCCGTTTCTTCGGGGGCGCCGACGTCAGGACATTTTTTAAAGTATGACGGCTCCCAGTGGTTGAGTTCCGCCATTGCGATTTCCGACGTGACGAATTTATCTGCGACGTTGGGCACGTATATGACGACAGCGGCATTCAACGCGGCCGTGGGAAGCGGGAACTGTGCAGCTCATCAAACGCCGTATTGGAATTCTGTTTCGGGATCTTTCCAATGTCAGGCGATCAATGTTTCGGTCGCAGGTGACGTGAGCGGAAGCATTGGCGCGGTCAGCGTTAATAAGATCAAGGGTGTAGATGTCGATACAACGGGTTTAACTGCGGGGCAGGTGTTGAAGTATGACGGAACGAAATGGGCCCCCGCGAGTGATTCGAATGCAGGCGGTACCGTTACGAATATTGCGACAGGCACAGGTTTGAGCGGTGGCCCGATTACGTCGACGGGAACTATTTCGCTTGCGAACACGGCAGTGACTGCCGGATCTTACACGCGTGCGAATATCACGGTCGATGCCCAAGGTCGTTTGACTGCCGCTTCTAACGGAGCCGCGGTTAATCTTGCAACGGAAGTCGCGGGGACGTTGCCGATTGCGAATGGCGGCACGGGACAAACAACGGCGGTGGCGGCGTTTAATGCGCTTTCTCCTCTGACGGCGAAAGGTGATGTTGTTGTTAACGATGGAACGAATGATATTCGTCTTGCGGTAGGTATGAATGGACAAGTTCTTTCTGCGAATTCCGCTCAGCCTTCGGGACTTCAATGGGTGACGCCGACAAATGGAACTGTCACCAATGTCACGGGAACGGCTCCGATTGTTGTGGCAAGCGGAGCGACGACACCTGCGATTTCAATTAACGACGCGACGACTTCTGCAAAAGGGGCCGTGCAAGTGGGCGCGGGTATTGCCGTTTCATCTGGAACTATCAGCGCGGATCCTGCGACCTTTCCGTCTGCAGTTCCTGTTTCTAAGGGCGGAACGGGAGTAACCTCGTTGACGGCCAATCGTCTTGTTGCTTCGAATGGGACGGGGGCTGCTTTAACTACATTCAGTTGTGCCGTCGGGCAAATTGTCAGTTTCGATGCGACGGGATTGATGACGTGTTCTTCATTCACGACAGGCTCGGTTTTCCTGAATGGAGGAAACAGTTTTGGTGCGGCCGCGACGTTGGGCACGAACGATGCCTACAATCTCGCTTTTGAAACGAGCAATACCGAGCGCATGACAATCAAAAGCGATGGGAATGTTGGTATCGGTGTGATCAATCCCACGGCGACTTTAGATGTTTCATCGGCGTCAATGAATGTGGGGCGATTTACTTCGTCAAACACCGGCGGAACTCGTCTGGTTCTGGTCAACAGTGATACGGGTGGAAGAACCTGGAATATTATTTCTTCAGGTTCGGGCACTTCCGGCGGAGCGGGAGCACTGCAACTGTTTGATCCTGCCGGCGGGAGTGCCGCGCAGTTCGTTTTCAAAGGCGACGGTAAATTCGGTGTGGGCACGGTTTCTCCTGCGACGAATTTACATGTCTTGGGAGCGAGTGCGGTGGCGCGTGTCTCTGCCAGCGGAGTGAACGAAGATGCGAGTCTGCAAATCAATAACGGCGCTGAAAACACTGGCTTTGCGCTGACTCGTTCAGACACGAACAATGCTTTGCAAATCAACTATGAATCACCGATTGGCACCGTTTCAAAACAAGCGATGTCTATTGCGAGCACGGGATATGTGGGTATTGGAACTTCGGCGCCGACTTCGGGTTTGACGTTGGTGAACAATGCTGTGGGCGACGCGAGTGACGATATCAATATTCAGACGTATTCCGATACGAATACGCCGTCATTGATTTTAACAAGATACCGCGGCAACGCGACGACACCGACACCGCTGGCTTTAGGAAATATCGGTAGTCTTTTAGTTCGTGGGTACAATGGTTCGACTCTCATCGAAGCGGGAAGCATTCGTTTCGCTGCCGAGGAAGCGTGGACGACAACGGCAACGACAAATAATACCGCTTTGACTTTCCATAATTCAACAGACGGAAGCGCGACAGAGAAAATGCGTATCGCTTCAAGCGGCAACGTGGGTATTGGTTTGACGGCGCCTCTGGCGACTTTGCATGTCGGCGGCAACATTAAGCTCGGCCCTGTAAATCCCGCAAGCACCGGGACACTGCCAAACTACGGGAATTATCTTTATTTTCACGGGGGACCCTCGCCCGCAACTTCAGACAGTGATGTCACCGATCCTATTTGGATGGCTCGTTACAATCTCGCGGCCGACCAATCCGAGTTGCGCGTGAATTTCTCGGATAACAATCAAGCTCAGGATGCTTTCTCTGTCGGTTACACAAGTGCAGGCGTTTTCAATCAATTGTTGCGCGTGCAGGGCGATGGTAAGGTGGGAATTGGCGATTCGTCTCCATCATTCAAGCTCGATGTGGCAGGGGAGATCGCGGCACGTAACGGCCCAGGCACTGTGATTTACATGGGTGGTGACGCGAGTTCGGATCTTGAGATCGGAACGACAAGTACGGCGCAAAACTCACTCGTTTTTTACAATCGTGGTGGTGGTTATGGTATGGATATTCAAGCGCGTAATATCACGTACTCGGGTTCACTCAATCCTTCGGACCGCCGTTTAAAGAAAGACATTCAGCCATTGCATTTTTCCCTCGAGAAAATTCTGCAAGTGGAAGGTGTCAGTTATTATTGGAAGGAACCTATCCAGTATTCCGAAGGTTTGCAGCGCGGAGTGATCGCTCAGCAAGTGGAAAAAATTTATCCCGATCTCGTCAAGACGGATAAAAAGGGCATGAAGAAAGTGAACTATTTGGGCTTTATTTCGCCGATGATTGAAGCTCTTAAGGAGTTTTATGCTCTTTGGTACAATGACAGCCAAGAGTTGCACAAAGAACTGGACGAACAAAAAAGAAAAATGGCGTCTCTTGAAGAGATCAATAAGAAATTAGAAGAGCAGAATAAAGCTTTGGAAAAACGCTTGCAGCTGATCGAATCCAAACTCGAAAGTAGATAA
- a CDS encoding Glu/Leu/Phe/Val dehydrogenase: MEHKIEPLYDGPLFRNAIQTLEEAAKIINCDPNVLERLKRPRRAITVSVPVRMDDYSVKVFTGYRVQYSPTLGPYKGGIRYHQNVDLSEVVGLAALMTFKNSVLGLPLGGAKGGITVDPTKLSRTEKQNLTRRYASEIAPFVGPTKDIPAPDVGTDPQTMAWFMDTYSQEQGGYAQPGVVTGKPVEIGGSLGRNHATGLGVVYVAEKAFEVNNMSMKGASIAIQGFGNVGSFAAKFAHERGARIVAVSDVSGGIFNGDGLDIPEVLEYVKAHKFLKGYPKAQPISNEELLEVKCDALFPCALENQIDTHNAEKIQAKIIVEGANGPVTNAATKILTKRGVFIAPDVIANGGGVIVSYFEWVQDITSFFWDEDEVNGRLKGIITKAFDKGYALSKEKNVDMRSAAMAVSIQRLEKAMLLRGLYPR, encoded by the coding sequence ATGGAACACAAGATAGAGCCCTTGTATGACGGGCCTCTTTTCAGAAACGCTATTCAAACTCTCGAAGAAGCGGCAAAAATTATTAACTGTGACCCTAACGTACTTGAGCGTCTAAAAAGACCTCGTCGCGCGATCACGGTTTCTGTTCCCGTTCGTATGGATGACTACAGCGTTAAAGTTTTCACTGGCTACCGCGTGCAATACTCTCCAACATTGGGCCCTTACAAGGGCGGTATCCGTTATCACCAAAACGTAGACCTTTCTGAAGTTGTCGGCCTTGCAGCTTTGATGACTTTCAAAAACTCTGTTCTTGGTCTTCCTTTGGGTGGCGCGAAAGGTGGTATCACTGTGGATCCCACAAAACTTTCTCGCACTGAAAAACAAAATCTGACTCGTCGTTATGCTTCTGAAATTGCTCCTTTCGTAGGACCAACTAAAGACATTCCAGCTCCGGACGTGGGCACAGACCCGCAAACAATGGCTTGGTTCATGGACACTTACTCGCAAGAGCAAGGTGGCTACGCACAACCAGGTGTTGTGACTGGTAAGCCAGTAGAGATCGGTGGATCTTTAGGTCGTAACCACGCAACAGGTTTGGGTGTTGTTTACGTCGCGGAAAAAGCCTTCGAAGTGAACAACATGAGCATGAAGGGCGCTTCCATCGCTATTCAAGGTTTCGGTAACGTAGGATCTTTCGCTGCGAAATTCGCTCACGAACGTGGCGCGCGCATCGTTGCTGTGTCTGACGTTTCTGGCGGTATCTTCAATGGCGACGGTCTTGATATCCCTGAAGTTTTGGAATACGTGAAAGCTCACAAATTCTTGAAGGGCTATCCCAAAGCGCAACCAATCAGCAATGAAGAATTGCTTGAAGTGAAATGTGACGCTCTTTTCCCGTGTGCTCTTGAGAACCAAATCGACACGCACAACGCTGAAAAAATCCAAGCAAAAATCATCGTTGAAGGTGCGAATGGTCCTGTAACAAACGCAGCGACAAAAATTCTTACTAAACGTGGCGTTTTCATCGCTCCAGACGTTATCGCGAATGGTGGCGGCGTGATCGTGTCTTACTTTGAATGGGTTCAAGACATCACTTCGTTCTTCTGGGACGAAGATGAAGTCAACGGCCGCTTGAAAGGCATCATCACAAAAGCATTCGATAAAGGTTATGCTCTTTCTAAAGAGAAAAATGTCGATATGAGATCTGCTGCAATGGCGGTTTCTATTCAACGTCTTGAGAAAGCAATGCTTCTCAGAGGCCTTTACCCTCGCTAA
- the mutT gene encoding 8-oxo-dGTP diphosphatase MutT — MTDDSAVETKPKKSKIRKGHWIPVVAGFLRKDGKILVGQRPENNSLAGQWEFPGGKIENGETPEEALARELNEELGIEADVGELKLACTHSYGDVGILILFYEILYWKGEPRAKHHMMLEWIHPEELKQRNIPEANRKILHKIYKALGLEWRK, encoded by the coding sequence ATGACGGACGATAGCGCAGTAGAGACAAAACCTAAAAAGTCGAAGATCCGCAAGGGCCATTGGATTCCTGTGGTCGCTGGCTTTTTGCGCAAAGATGGCAAAATCCTCGTCGGCCAACGCCCTGAGAACAACTCTTTGGCAGGCCAATGGGAATTCCCCGGCGGCAAAATTGAGAACGGCGAAACTCCTGAAGAAGCGCTAGCTCGCGAATTAAATGAAGAATTAGGAATCGAAGCTGACGTCGGTGAACTGAAGCTTGCTTGTACACACTCTTACGGAGATGTAGGGATTCTCATATTGTTTTATGAAATCCTATACTGGAAGGGCGAGCCTCGGGCAAAGCACCACATGATGTTAGAGTGGATTCACCCCGAAGAACTTAAGCAACGGAATATTCCTGAGGCCAATCGCAAAATCCTTCACAAGATTTACAAAGCCCTAGGACTTGAATGGCGAAAATAA
- the epmA gene encoding EF-P lysine aminoacylase EpmA, which yields MPPQYQVAGRIYKIERDPHFLKITVIRDQKEHKIEFAKPPAHSEFLHEGDLIAVVSAAEIILLAPALVSLPAHRFNKEILSQWSVFVQGVRDFFVKDHFLEINTPSLVVCPGTEPSLDVFSTILQVGSRQQKFYLPTSPELHLKKALALGAEKIFEIAPCFRNGEITERHQPEFVMLEWYRAYDSLTHIKKDVEKLVHSLAKTLKVSAPHAVKTYSIAELFKFYCDFPLRPDTTKEELKALAHKLNVDVRSAESIDDYFFLIFMEKIESQLPHDDLIFVEKYPPYQAALARMTEDGWGDRFEVYWKGFELANAFHELNDPRIQRLRSAEDLEKKKSLHKEIVSLDEEFFQCLEAGMPPSGGIALGLERLFMALMGLSHIADVRVFSKS from the coding sequence ATGCCACCGCAATATCAGGTGGCGGGGCGAATTTATAAAATCGAGCGTGATCCTCATTTTCTTAAGATCACGGTGATTCGCGATCAAAAAGAACATAAAATCGAATTTGCGAAACCTCCGGCGCATTCCGAATTCTTGCACGAGGGTGATTTGATCGCAGTCGTATCGGCAGCGGAAATTATTTTGTTGGCGCCCGCTTTGGTGTCTTTGCCGGCACATCGTTTTAATAAAGAGATTCTCAGTCAGTGGAGTGTTTTTGTTCAAGGCGTGCGCGATTTTTTCGTCAAAGATCATTTCTTGGAGATTAATACTCCCTCTTTGGTTGTTTGTCCCGGAACGGAGCCTTCGCTCGATGTTTTTTCCACGATTTTGCAAGTCGGTTCACGCCAGCAAAAGTTTTATCTTCCGACAAGCCCAGAGCTGCATTTGAAAAAAGCCTTGGCCTTGGGCGCAGAAAAGATTTTTGAAATCGCACCTTGTTTTAGAAACGGTGAAATCACTGAACGCCATCAGCCCGAATTCGTTATGTTAGAGTGGTATCGCGCTTACGATTCACTCACACACATCAAAAAAGATGTGGAAAAACTGGTGCATTCACTGGCGAAGACTTTGAAAGTCTCTGCTCCGCATGCTGTAAAGACTTACAGCATTGCCGAGCTCTTTAAATTCTACTGCGATTTTCCGCTTCGTCCCGACACGACAAAAGAAGAACTCAAAGCTTTGGCGCACAAGCTGAACGTCGACGTGCGTAGCGCCGAAAGCATTGATGATTATTTCTTTTTGATTTTCATGGAAAAAATAGAATCGCAGTTGCCGCACGACGATCTTATCTTCGTTGAAAAATATCCTCCTTATCAAGCGGCGTTGGCGCGCATGACAGAAGACGGGTGGGGCGATCGTTTTGAGGTTTATTGGAAAGGCTTTGAACTGGCGAATGCTTTTCATGAGCTCAACGATCCGCGCATTCAACGATTGCGTTCGGCGGAAGATCTTGAAAAGAAAAAATCCTTGCACAAAGAAATCGTGTCTTTGGATGAAGAATTCTTCCAATGCCTAGAAGCGGGAATGCCACCTTCGGGGGGGATCGCCTTAGGTCTGGAAAGACTTTTCATGGCATTGATGGGCCTCTCGCATATTGCAGATGTTAGAGTGTTTTCAAAATCGTAA
- a CDS encoding HU family DNA-binding protein: MTKADLINLISEKAGITRVKAETVVNTIFDSMVEALMRDDRIEIRGFGSFVNRQYGAYKGRNPRTGEIINVDEKKLPFFKVGKELKEDINNGPKKA; this comes from the coding sequence ATGACTAAAGCGGATTTGATTAATTTAATCTCTGAAAAAGCCGGTATCACTCGCGTGAAAGCGGAAACTGTGGTGAACACCATTTTTGATTCTATGGTGGAGGCCCTTATGCGTGACGACCGTATCGAGATCCGTGGCTTCGGTTCATTTGTGAATCGTCAGTACGGTGCTTATAAAGGACGCAATCCTCGTACGGGTGAAATCATCAACGTGGATGAAAAGAAACTTCCGTTTTTCAAAGTCGGAAAAGAACTTAAAGAAGACATCAATAACGGGCCTAAAAAGGCGTAA
- a CDS encoding TldD/PmbA family protein, with protein sequence MMLDLQRTLNSLKSQADWVSLRHVTEKTTYRTVRDEKPDRNHIAFDQGVMVEVLVEGHFGFAGTSDLTESGIQRALNKALLMAKAASSQKVHPFTLDQRPHAQGKYSSPVVKPLDSFTAKEISDIFVDATKAMKVSDKIVSRSATAMIVETEFYTVTSHGSDVHQKFSIVSTDFSATAGANGEMQTRSDSGGLARCLQIGAEVFDRASILERAKRLAEESVELLSAENCPDTTMDLLLAPDQMTLQVHESIGHPLEYDRILGDERNYAGWSFVQPEDFGKLQYGSKLMNVTFDPTVPDALASYAFDDSGHTAQKEFLIKDGKLLRGLGGLESQARLNLPGVANFRSSSWNRAPIDRMANINLEPGTSKLEDMIASVERGVFMMANKSWSIDDYRNKFQFGCEYAKLIENGKITKTLKNPNYRGTTVKFWNSLKSVSENRETYGSPYCGKGEPNQVIRVGHTTPYCLFANVEVFGA encoded by the coding sequence ATGATGCTCGATTTGCAACGCACCCTAAATTCACTAAAATCCCAAGCCGACTGGGTCAGTTTACGTCACGTCACTGAAAAAACGACCTATCGAACTGTTCGTGATGAAAAACCCGATCGCAATCACATCGCTTTCGATCAAGGCGTGATGGTCGAGGTTTTGGTCGAGGGTCATTTTGGCTTCGCCGGCACGAGCGATTTGACCGAGTCGGGAATTCAAAGAGCTTTGAACAAAGCTCTTTTGATGGCCAAGGCCGCGTCTTCGCAAAAAGTGCATCCGTTCACTTTGGATCAACGTCCTCACGCGCAAGGTAAATACTCGTCTCCGGTGGTAAAACCCCTCGATTCTTTCACGGCGAAAGAAATTTCCGATATTTTTGTCGACGCAACGAAGGCTATGAAAGTTTCTGATAAGATTGTCAGCCGGTCTGCAACGGCGATGATCGTGGAAACAGAGTTTTACACCGTGACTTCCCACGGTTCTGACGTTCACCAAAAATTTTCGATCGTGAGTACGGACTTTTCTGCGACGGCAGGGGCGAACGGCGAAATGCAAACCCGTTCCGACAGCGGCGGCCTTGCCCGCTGCTTGCAAATCGGTGCGGAAGTTTTCGATCGCGCCTCGATCCTGGAACGTGCAAAGCGTTTGGCCGAAGAATCGGTCGAGTTGTTGAGTGCGGAAAACTGCCCTGACACGACAATGGACCTTTTATTGGCGCCAGATCAAATGACCCTGCAAGTGCACGAGTCCATCGGCCATCCTTTGGAATACGACCGCATCCTTGGCGACGAGCGCAATTATGCCGGCTGGAGTTTCGTACAACCGGAAGACTTCGGAAAGCTCCAATACGGCTCGAAATTGATGAATGTCACTTTTGATCCGACCGTTCCTGATGCATTGGCTTCCTATGCGTTTGATGACTCTGGCCATACGGCGCAAAAAGAATTTTTGATCAAAGACGGAAAGCTTTTGCGCGGTTTGGGTGGACTTGAATCACAGGCGCGCTTGAATTTGCCGGGGGTCGCGAATTTCCGGTCTTCTTCGTGGAATCGTGCCCCGATTGATCGCATGGCGAATATCAATCTGGAGCCAGGCACTAGCAAACTTGAAGACATGATCGCGTCCGTTGAGCGCGGTGTTTTCATGATGGCGAACAAATCTTGGTCTATTGATGATTACCGCAATAAATTCCAATTCGGCTGCGAATACGCCAAACTGATCGAAAATGGTAAGATCACAAAGACCTTAAAAAATCCTAATTATCGCGGGACAACTGTGAAATTCTGGAACTCTTTAAAGTCTGTCAGCGAAAACCGTGAAACTTACGGCTCTCCTTACTGCGGTAAAGGCGAACCCAACCAAGTGATCCGCGTCGGCCACACAACACCTTACTGCCTCTTCGCAAATGTTGAAGTCTTTGGCGCATAA
- a CDS encoding glycosyltransferase family 4 protein translates to MAKKSRLPETLNICLTSHRFPILSRATDHGFLWPIARGLAREGHKVTVLAATSPLKKAEVVRDGVKVFYLHEGAKNFSHMSFQMAVRQRFAQLHKEDPFHIVHSIDKSGFRIGTRKNALKVAMAYDVEATQMSQLFAIRAMKQDNLSSMLTTAIATTYKFLTTYYGGDRRLLTTADGIFVTNPEQRIILERYYLYPDYHTYTVPYGIELGDLTPKEKSLELRKQLGIPENAHVAVTISDMTEVQEILPLLKAFEKVAIKKPNSYLIVVGNGPKFRDIEFNVLNLALGNRVVMTGAVPSAEIEDYIVLGDVFVNMGSRTTGFEPSTLEAMAQKKVVLGSEVSPIANIIEDGRDGFLLRPADVDSMSNLLVEIFSGTMPAEEIGERARQKVVDLFDTPKMVQATLDAYRKILLNTGFYKKH, encoded by the coding sequence ATGGCCAAAAAATCCCGGCTTCCAGAAACATTGAATATTTGTCTGACGTCGCATCGTTTTCCGATTTTAAGTCGCGCGACGGATCATGGTTTTCTGTGGCCGATTGCCCGCGGTCTTGCGCGCGAAGGACATAAAGTCACCGTTCTCGCGGCGACCTCTCCCCTAAAAAAAGCTGAAGTGGTTCGTGACGGCGTTAAAGTTTTTTACCTGCATGAAGGCGCCAAAAATTTTTCGCACATGAGTTTTCAAATGGCTGTGCGCCAGCGTTTCGCGCAACTTCACAAAGAAGATCCTTTTCATATCGTTCATAGTATCGATAAATCAGGCTTCCGCATTGGCACGCGCAAGAATGCTTTGAAAGTCGCGATGGCTTACGACGTGGAAGCGACGCAAATGTCACAGCTCTTCGCTATTCGCGCGATGAAGCAGGACAACTTAAGCAGTATGCTTACAACCGCGATTGCGACGACATACAAATTTCTTACGACTTATTACGGTGGCGACCGCCGCTTGCTGACGACCGCTGACGGAATCTTCGTCACGAATCCGGAACAAAGAATTATTCTGGAAAGATACTATCTTTATCCGGACTATCACACGTACACGGTGCCTTACGGAATTGAACTTGGCGACCTTACTCCAAAAGAAAAATCTTTGGAGCTTCGTAAGCAATTGGGCATTCCTGAAAATGCTCACGTCGCTGTGACCATTTCAGATATGACGGAAGTGCAAGAGATCTTGCCTTTGCTGAAAGCGTTTGAAAAAGTTGCGATCAAAAAGCCTAACAGTTATTTGATCGTCGTCGGCAACGGGCCGAAGTTCCGCGATATCGAATTTAACGTTCTGAACCTGGCTTTGGGAAATCGCGTGGTCATGACCGGCGCCGTTCCTTCTGCTGAGATCGAGGACTATATCGTTTTGGGGGATGTTTTCGTGAACATGGGCTCCCGAACGACCGGTTTTGAACCCTCCACTTTAGAGGCCATGGCCCAAAAGAAAGTGGTTTTAGGCTCCGAAGTATCGCCGATTGCTAATATTATTGAAGACGGTCGTGATGGATTCCTGCTTAGACCCGCGGACGTAGACTCTATGAGCAATCTTTTGGTCGAAATCTTCTCTGGAACGATGCCCGCCGAAGAAATTGGCGAACGCGCGCGCCAAAAGGTTGTAGACCTCTTCGATACGCCTAAAATGGTCCAGGCGACCCTTGATGCCTACCGTAAAATCCTTCTCAATACTGGGTTCTATAAGAAGCATTGA
- a CDS encoding quinone-dependent dihydroorotate dehydrogenase, whose translation MNKPWLLLPPQWAHDLSSLALPLYSLIHGRKTPQWKSFTWKDLYFPNPLGIAGGVDKNAEHLKEWWALGCGFVEVGTVTPLAQTPNPGKIMDRDLRLQAMWNKMGFPSDGADDTFYNLASYAPNYRTPIFVNIGKNRYTPNNKAVDDYITLVDKFRPFADAYVVNISSPNTKGLRDLQNKDNLRSLIGPIVDRVSHFEPTPVLVKLSPDMGEEALAETVLHCQELGVDGFVLTNTTLSRPQGCRFPAEGGLSGAPLKQLSQRALQVAVESLGKKREGMLLVSVGGVLTPEDVFERLQMGADLVQIYSALVFHGPGFFHDVARRYNDGR comes from the coding sequence ATGAACAAGCCTTGGTTACTTTTACCACCCCAGTGGGCTCACGATCTGAGCTCACTGGCGTTACCTCTGTACTCTCTTATTCACGGAAGAAAAACTCCGCAGTGGAAAAGCTTCACGTGGAAAGATCTTTATTTTCCTAATCCCCTTGGCATCGCGGGCGGCGTCGATAAGAACGCCGAACATCTGAAAGAATGGTGGGCACTTGGTTGCGGCTTCGTTGAAGTCGGCACTGTCACACCGTTAGCGCAGACTCCGAATCCAGGAAAGATCATGGATCGTGATCTGAGACTGCAGGCGATGTGGAACAAGATGGGTTTTCCAAGTGATGGCGCGGACGACACGTTTTACAATCTTGCCTCTTATGCTCCGAACTATCGCACACCGATTTTCGTGAACATCGGAAAGAACCGTTACACTCCCAACAACAAAGCTGTCGACGACTACATCACGTTGGTGGATAAGTTCCGTCCTTTTGCGGATGCCTATGTTGTGAATATCTCAAGCCCCAATACCAAGGGACTTCGCGATCTTCAGAACAAAGACAATCTGCGATCTCTGATCGGTCCCATCGTGGACCGCGTTTCGCATTTTGAACCTACGCCGGTGCTAGTGAAACTTTCCCCCGATATGGGTGAAGAAGCCTTGGCGGAAACAGTTTTGCACTGCCAAGAGTTGGGTGTTGATGGCTTCGTGTTAACAAACACAACTTTATCTCGCCCACAAGGCTGTCGCTTCCCTGCCGAAGGAGGACTTTCGGGTGCTCCATTAAAACAACTTTCGCAGCGCGCATTGCAAGTGGCTGTTGAAAGCTTAGGCAAAAAGCGTGAGGGGATGCTTTTAGTCAGCGTTGGAGGAGTGCTAACTCCTGAAGATGTCTTTGAAAGATTGCAAATGGGCGCAGATCTTGTTCAAATTTATTCTGCACTTGTTTTCCACGGTCCGGGATTTTTCCACGACGTGGCAAGAAGGTATAATGACGGACGATAG